Proteins from a single region of Candidatus Parcubacteria bacterium:
- a CDS encoding LamG domain-containing protein (Derived by automated computational analysis using gene prediction method: Protein Homology. GO_process: GO:0007165 - signal transduction [Evidence IEA]), protein MFAFLKKNKIRKKVLLVFLFTILVLVGSFFVYKYTKASYAVISFTEVGPHTWVVPDGAISADILIVAGGGGGGYRHGAGGGAGGLIFKENYSLTPGSSITINVGAGGKGATGSSAATRSTNGGDSSFDSFIAIGGGAAGQWDAYRSGSSGGSGGGSASNYKASGTAGQGNSGGGLLSNYKHGGGGGAGEAGTDGTADSNGMGGKGLYYGNIFGDDYGENGWFAGGGGGGSHNPAPLNRGLGGLGGGGNGGTPGTFQDGDNGLSNTGGGGGGASSITGGSNKGGNGGSGVVIIRYKLKPGTAKGIQTYSGLVGHFKMGADSYIEGTNNFIYNPTGKLISNGTPGSYKPGWDETLHSDAIIVYNWSTGYNGGVGSPAIGYHAKWVYEGIDGANDPCIKFVDKNDVYGLGHRWQGISQSLGTPASLGWVVGDKITISWKQKVDVLNRGSQVGLYHHLISTGSYSFNGSIATIYGKSVNNWEQTSFTITIDNDWDLNKNFIIYVYSSGSSYGTTWVDNVQVEKKDHSTPFVSGTRIGRLTDSSAYENHGTTPINQSFILSEDRFGREGGAMSFDGLSNYIDAGSSNILNSNTRTISAWIKTASTGTVNNSGTIVSKIANTPPHNGFVLNINREAAGKIYYYAGSWYGTNSSDYNNGNWRHIVVVHEGTNLRFYKDGVLDGSYTASSPTNYEANLLIGKERDGAPRLFNGSIDDVRIYNRALSEEEIKSLYDSYSPKTTTGSLEQGLILDMPLKSKYTKSETAGSQIMTDRTAYSRDGQNSGATITEEGASFNGSNYYHIKTINNILLDDSQVYSAWVKVPAIDGALRGVLTTHNHAQTSNLGINIINGKFYISIGYADGTREYNSKGTSFSITPNEWAHVVLVYNKSENSVQFYVNGNPDNKWMLTKTVKFTPEKISVGIWSTTYSGYLYNGQISNLLIYNRALSEDEVKTLYNRGRSDVGIMFQTKN, encoded by the coding sequence ATGTTTGCTTTTTTAAAGAAAAATAAAATAAGAAAAAAGGTTTTGCTGGTTTTTTTATTCACAATCCTTGTTTTAGTGGGGTCTTTTTTTGTTTATAAATATACTAAAGCTAGTTACGCAGTAATATCTTTTACCGAAGTCGGGCCTCATACCTGGGTTGTCCCCGATGGAGCAATTAGTGCCGATATTTTAATAGTGGCTGGCGGCGGTGGCGGCGGTTATAGGCATGGAGCTGGTGGCGGCGCTGGTGGCCTTATTTTTAAAGAAAATTATTCCTTAACACCAGGGAGCTCGATCACTATCAATGTTGGCGCGGGAGGAAAAGGGGCAACTGGTTCTAGTGCTGCTACCAGATCAACAAATGGAGGTGACTCTTCTTTTGATTCTTTCATTGCTATTGGCGGTGGTGCCGCTGGTCAATGGGATGCCTACCGGAGCGGTTCGAGTGGTGGATCCGGTGGAGGCTCAGCTTCTAACTATAAAGCTTCGGGAACTGCTGGGCAAGGTAATTCTGGCGGTGGTCTTTTATCTAATTATAAACATGGCGGTGGCGGTGGTGCCGGGGAGGCAGGAACCGATGGAACAGCTGATTCTAATGGCATGGGCGGCAAGGGTTTATATTATGGAAATATTTTTGGTGATGATTATGGTGAAAATGGTTGGTTCGCCGGTGGTGGCGGCGGCGGCAGTCATAACCCCGCACCTCTAAATAGAGGCTTAGGAGGATTAGGTGGTGGTGGTAATGGTGGAACGCCAGGTACTTTCCAAGATGGTGATAATGGTTTATCTAACACCGGTGGTGGTGGGGGTGGGGCATCTTCTATTACTGGTGGATCAAATAAGGGGGGTAATGGCGGTTCAGGGGTGGTTATAATAAGATATAAACTAAAACCTGGCACAGCTAAAGGTATTCAGACTTATAGCGGTCTGGTTGGACACTTTAAAATGGGCGCTGATAGCTATATTGAAGGTACAAATAATTTTATTTATAACCCAACAGGAAAATTAATTTCAAATGGTACCCCAGGTAGTTATAAACCTGGCTGGGATGAGACACTCCATAGCGATGCAATAATAGTTTATAACTGGTCTACCGGGTACAATGGAGGTGTTGGGTCTCCAGCTATAGGGTATCATGCAAAATGGGTGTATGAAGGAATTGATGGCGCAAACGATCCTTGTATTAAATTTGTTGATAAAAATGACGTGTATGGCTTAGGACATAGGTGGCAGGGAATTTCTCAGTCTTTAGGAACCCCAGCTTCATTAGGATGGGTAGTTGGAGACAAAATTACAATAAGCTGGAAACAGAAAGTTGATGTCTTAAACAGAGGAAGTCAGGTGGGACTATACCACCATCTTATATCAACAGGCTCTTACTCTTTTAATGGTAGTATAGCTACAATTTATGGGAAGAGTGTTAATAATTGGGAGCAAACATCATTCACTATAACAATAGATAATGATTGGGATTTGAATAAAAATTTTATTATATATGTTTATTCGTCCGGCTCTTCTTATGGAACAACTTGGGTAGATAATGTTCAGGTAGAAAAAAAAGACCATTCCACTCCTTTTGTAAGCGGGACAAGAATAGGGCGCTTAACTGACTCATCTGCCTATGAAAATCATGGCACTACTCCCATAAATCAATCTTTTATTCTCAGTGAAGACAGGTTCGGCAGAGAAGGCGGGGCGATGAGTTTTGATGGTTTGAGTAATTATATAGATGCTGGTAGTTCAAATATTTTAAATTCAAACACAAGAACAATATCTGCCTGGATTAAAACAGCTAGCACTGGAACTGTAAATAATTCTGGTACCATTGTTTCAAAAATTGCTAATACGCCACCTCATAATGGTTTTGTATTAAACATAAATAGGGAGGCTGCTGGAAAAATATATTATTACGCTGGTTCTTGGTATGGAACGAATTCTTCAGATTATAATAACGGTAATTGGCGACATATCGTTGTTGTTCATGAGGGCACAAATCTTAGGTTTTATAAAGACGGAGTTTTGGATGGAAGTTATACTGCTTCGAGCCCAACAAATTATGAAGCTAATCTGCTTATTGGCAAAGAAAGAGATGGTGCTCCAAGATTATTTAATGGTTCAATAGACGACGTCCGCATTTATAACCGAGCCCTATCAGAAGAGGAAATAAAGTCTCTTTATGATTCCTACAGTCCAAAAACAACCACTGGCTCCTTAGAACAAGGGCTTATATTAGATATGCCATTAAAGTCTAAATATACAAAAAGTGAGACCGCTGGGTCACAAATAATGACCGATAGAACTGCTTATTCTCGCGATGGACAAAATTCTGGAGCAACAATAACAGAAGAAGGAGCTAGTTTTAATGGTTCTAATTATTATCACATTAAAACAATAAATAATATTTTATTAGATGATAGTCAGGTGTATTCTGCCTGGGTAAAAGTTCCCGCTATTGATGGCGCTTTAAGAGGGGTATTAACAACTCATAATCATGCACAAACATCAAACTTAGGTATAAACATTATAAATGGAAAGTTTTACATTTCAATTGGATATGCGGACGGAACAAGGGAGTATAATTCTAAGGGGACATCATTTTCTATAACCCCAAATGAATGGGCTCATGTAGTATTAGTTTATAATAAGAGTGAAAATTCCGTCCAGTTTTATGTGAATGGAAACCCAGATAACAAATGGATGCTTACAAAAACTGTTAAATTTACTCCTGAAAAAATTTCGGTCGGAATTTGGTCGACTACCTATTCAGGGTATTTATATAACGGCCAAATTTCCAATCTCCTCATCTACAACCGGGCTCTTTCTGAAGATGAAGTAAAAACTTTATATAACCGCGGGCGATCGGATGTTGGTATTATGTTTCAAACTAAAAACTAA
- a CDS encoding sodium-translocating pyrophosphatase (Derived by automated computational analysis using gene prediction method: Protein Homology.), whose amino-acid sequence MEKLNLLILFVAALTSLSVLIMKSRWLRRQEVTEPELLKISAYIKSGVLSFLKRQYTSSGVIIGIVFLILLVLAYLDFISFYTPFAVLTGAFFSALSAYFGMTAATRANAITAHQTKNGLNKGFKAALNGGAVMGFSVCGFVLLDLGLWYSTIYLLSPNMPANELMGVITSTVITFSFGSSFMAFMARVAGGIFTKAADFAADVVGKGEYGLEEDDARNPATIADNVGDNASDIAGMGQDLNESYAGGNAASMEAGFAAHGNYSLVYGTAITASVLVMLPLAISAIGIFASIIGLAVIKADSYDGLLKGVRRGIYLTSILIAIGAAIVIGLAMPNLNLWFSVLFGLITGNAISYVAEYYTSADFKPVKKLAEKANDGHPSVIVEGISLGMRSVLVTALVLVIGMLAAFFISGGGDYQIGIYGVSLAAVAMLSTLPITLTVDAFGPIADNAQGLIEMTHLGPERAKIGNSLDSLGNTTAATGKGYAIGSAAFAAIALIGALWNVIEAAMTKQGIPSAIVNLDVRDIWIISGLILGVAVPWLFSAKLLKAVGDAASVMIHEVKRQIKDLNLLAGKNQPDYQKCVDISTRAAQRFSIAPALLVIFIPLIIAIIGGPAMIVTFLLATLASGFCQAVYMANAGGAWDNAKKYIESGMFGGKNSPAHKAAITGDMVGDPFKDTAGPSLNILIKLMVTVSILTAPVTVYLHYLIF is encoded by the coding sequence ATGGAAAAATTAAATTTGTTGATTCTGTTCGTCGCTGCACTGACATCTTTGTCCGTGCTGATCATGAAAAGTCGTTGGCTCCGCCGGCAAGAAGTTACTGAACCGGAACTCTTAAAAATCTCCGCTTACATTAAATCTGGAGTTTTAAGTTTTTTAAAACGTCAGTATACCTCTTCAGGGGTTATCATTGGGATCGTGTTTTTAATTCTTTTAGTCTTAGCTTACCTAGACTTCATTAGTTTCTACACCCCCTTTGCGGTCTTAACCGGCGCTTTTTTCTCTGCGCTTTCCGCTTATTTTGGAATGACCGCGGCCACGCGCGCCAATGCCATTACTGCGCACCAAACAAAAAACGGCTTGAATAAGGGTTTCAAGGCTGCTTTAAATGGGGGTGCCGTGATGGGCTTTTCGGTCTGTGGTTTTGTCTTGTTAGATCTTGGTCTTTGGTATTCGACAATTTATTTGTTGAGCCCAAACATGCCGGCTAATGAACTGATGGGTGTAATTACTAGCACTGTTATAACTTTTTCCTTCGGTTCCAGCTTTATGGCCTTTATGGCTCGTGTCGCTGGTGGCATTTTCACTAAAGCAGCGGATTTTGCCGCTGATGTGGTGGGAAAAGGTGAATACGGACTAGAAGAAGATGATGCCCGTAACCCGGCCACTATCGCTGACAATGTCGGTGATAATGCTTCGGACATTGCGGGTATGGGCCAAGATTTGAATGAATCTTATGCGGGGGGTAACGCCGCTTCTATGGAAGCCGGTTTTGCTGCTCATGGGAACTACTCACTGGTTTACGGAACAGCTATTACGGCTTCAGTGCTAGTGATGCTGCCTTTAGCAATTTCAGCGATTGGCATTTTTGCTTCTATTATTGGATTAGCAGTTATCAAAGCTGATAGCTACGATGGTTTACTGAAAGGTGTTAGACGGGGGATTTATTTAACCTCCATTTTAATAGCTATTGGCGCAGCGATTGTGATTGGTTTGGCAATGCCGAATTTAAATCTCTGGTTCTCAGTCTTGTTTGGTTTAATTACCGGTAATGCTATCTCTTATGTGGCTGAGTATTATACCAGTGCTGACTTCAAGCCGGTGAAAAAATTAGCCGAAAAAGCTAATGATGGTCACCCGAGTGTGATTGTAGAAGGGATTTCTTTGGGGATGCGCAGCGTTTTAGTCACCGCTTTAGTGTTGGTGATAGGTATGTTAGCTGCCTTCTTTATTAGTGGTGGTGGCGATTATCAAATTGGCATTTATGGTGTGAGTTTGGCAGCAGTGGCAATGTTGTCAACGCTGCCGATTACTTTAACAGTAGATGCTTTTGGTCCGATCGCTGATAACGCTCAGGGGCTTATTGAAATGACCCACCTAGGACCGGAACGCGCTAAAATTGGTAATTCCTTAGATTCACTTGGAAATACTACTGCCGCAACGGGAAAAGGTTATGCGATTGGTTCTGCGGCTTTTGCGGCGATTGCTTTAATTGGTGCTTTATGGAATGTGATTGAAGCGGCCATGACCAAGCAGGGAATTCCATCAGCGATTGTCAATTTGGATGTTCGTGATATTTGGATAATTTCTGGTTTAATCTTGGGCGTGGCCGTGCCTTGGCTTTTTTCAGCGAAGCTTTTAAAGGCGGTCGGCGATGCTGCCTCGGTTATGATTCATGAAGTTAAAAGACAAATTAAAGACTTAAACTTGCTGGCTGGTAAGAATCAGCCTGATTATCAGAAATGTGTGGATATTAGTACGCGGGCGGCACAACGCTTTAGTATTGCTCCAGCACTACTGGTAATCTTTATTCCTTTAATAATTGCGATTATCGGTGGACCGGCAATGATTGTTACCTTCTTATTAGCAACACTCGCTTCCGGATTTTGTCAGGCTGTTTATATGGCCAATGCCGGCGGCGCTTGGGACAATGCCAAGAAGTATATTGAATCAGGCATGTTTGGCGGTAAAAACTCGCCGGCGCATAAAGCAGCTATTACTGGGGATATGGTTGGCGATCCTTTTAAAGATACCGCCGGACCTTCTCTTAATATTTTGATTAAACTGATGGTAACGGTTTCGATTCTGACCGCTCCGGTAACAGTTTATCTCCATTATTTAATATTTTAA
- a CDS encoding hypothetical protein (Derived by automated computational analysis using gene prediction method: GeneMarkS-2+.) — MKEIIGPYLMQSGRYAGEYLEELVFKDPEYVATLNKYRQRGKECNNLQDHLKSLLEGTPETIVLCPVCRQKRVKYFLYLNSETVMETLVCCENPDCQQTLRSNHYNDYLLPLKLNLILSLKTKTLKKKALTLLKKVVGLPTRPKAEEIFKIFIGEPLPCVNERLPQKKERPPLQAWQLSLQFEE; from the coding sequence ATGAAGGAAATTATTGGACCGTATCTAATGCAGAGCGGGCGTTATGCCGGTGAATATCTTGAAGAATTAGTCTTTAAGGACCCAGAATATGTGGCGACTTTAAATAAGTATCGCCAGCGCGGAAAAGAATGCAATAACCTCCAAGATCATCTGAAGTCCCTTTTAGAAGGCACTCCGGAAACCATCGTTCTCTGCCCTGTCTGTCGCCAGAAGAGAGTAAAGTATTTTTTGTATCTTAACTCAGAAACAGTGATGGAGACCTTAGTTTGTTGCGAGAATCCTGATTGTCAGCAAACACTGCGCTCTAACCACTACAATGATTATCTCTTACCTTTAAAACTAAACCTGATTCTATCTTTAAAAACTAAAACTTTAAAGAAAAAAGCTTTAACACTTTTAAAGAAAGTTGTAGGGTTACCAACAAGGCCAAAAGCCGAAGAAATTTTTAAAATCTTTATCGGCGAACCTTTACCTTGTGTCAATGAGCGCTTGCCCCAAAAAAAAGAGCGACCACCGCTGCAAGCCTGGCAACTTTCTCTTCAATTTGAAGAGTAA
- a CDS encoding peroxiredoxin (Derived by automated computational analysis using gene prediction method: Protein Homology. GO_function: GO:0008379 - thioredoxin peroxidase activity [Evidence IEA]; GO_function: GO:0051920 - peroxiredoxin activity [Evidence IEA]; GO_process: GO:0098869 - cellular oxidant detoxification [Evidence IEA]) translates to MEENKEKLLEAVGVPRIGDKAPAFKAVTTQGDINFPEQYLGKWVILFSHPADFTPVCTSEFMTFASMQEKFANANCQLVGLSIDGLYSHIAWLRTIKEKIEYKGMKNMEVKFPLIEDITMEVANKYGMVQPGESVTKAVRAVFFIDPAGVIKAVIYYPASLGRNFDEIYRALIGLQVAEKFKVALPADWRPGDDVIVPTAGSCGVAEDRMTDASGDLTCHDWFFCTKKLSADEINKELGFEV, encoded by the coding sequence ATGGAAGAAAATAAAGAAAAATTATTGGAAGCTGTTGGTGTTCCTCGGATTGGTGACAAAGCTCCCGCTTTTAAGGCGGTTACCACTCAAGGAGATATTAATTTCCCCGAGCAATACTTGGGAAAGTGGGTTATTCTTTTTAGTCATCCAGCTGATTTTACCCCGGTTTGTACCTCAGAATTTATGACTTTTGCTTCAATGCAGGAAAAGTTTGCTAACGCTAACTGCCAATTAGTAGGCCTTTCTATTGATGGTCTTTATAGCCACATTGCTTGGCTTCGGACAATTAAAGAGAAAATTGAGTATAAGGGGATGAAAAATATGGAGGTTAAGTTCCCCTTGATTGAAGATATTACCATGGAAGTCGCTAATAAATACGGCATGGTTCAGCCTGGAGAGAGTGTTACGAAAGCAGTCCGGGCAGTTTTCTTTATAGATCCCGCGGGCGTTATCAAAGCAGTTATTTATTATCCAGCTAGCCTTGGTCGCAATTTTGATGAAATTTACCGCGCTTTAATTGGTTTGCAGGTAGCGGAAAAGTTTAAAGTTGCTTTGCCGGCTGATTGGCGTCCTGGTGACGATGTTATTGTTCCAACCGCTGGTTCTTGTGGTGTTGCCGAAGATAGGATGACTGATGCTAGTGGTGATTTAACTTGCCATGATTGGTTTTTTTGCACTAAAAAACTCAGCGCCGACGAGATAAATAAAGAATTAGGATTTGAAGTTTAG
- a CDS encoding acetate/propionate family kinase (Derived by automated computational analysis using gene prediction method: Protein Homology. GO_component: GO:0005737 - cytoplasm [Evidence IEA]; GO_function: GO:0008776 - acetate kinase activity [Evidence IEA]; GO_process: GO:0006083 - acetate metabolic process [Evidence IEA]; GO_process: GO:0006113 - fermentation [Evidence IEA]) has protein sequence MAIKNLIINLGSASKKYALYQDLDLIYQAHFEQEGEELIVSETVGDKKSKRCLDDNLYVESVGVVLDSLIERGIISKREDIDLVSVRIVAPGEYFLKHRLLDDEYLKMADIAVKKAPLHLAPALVEIKSVKKFFGTEQKIAAISDSAFHSTLPEKARLFAIPIADSRRLGLYRFGYHGISVQSVTAQAKEALKEIPAKTIVCHLGGGASVTALANGESIQTSLGFTPLDGLVMATRVGDIDPGAVLYLMEELKMNSDEIEAYFNSQCGLLGLSGKSSDIRQLLELEAAGDKDATLALEVYVDRVCEHIARSASALNGVDLLILAGTVSERSFILRERICRRLAFLGVKIDEELNNNSSGVEVVLSAPESKVRVVVAKTDEMKEMAKDARALIA, from the coding sequence ATGGCGATTAAAAATCTGATTATTAATTTAGGGAGTGCCTCAAAGAAGTATGCACTCTATCAGGATCTAGATCTTATTTATCAAGCCCACTTTGAACAAGAAGGGGAAGAGTTAATTGTTAGCGAAACGGTGGGTGATAAAAAAAGTAAGCGCTGCTTAGATGACAATCTTTACGTCGAGTCAGTGGGGGTTGTGTTGGATTCTTTAATTGAACGCGGCATTATTTCTAAGCGCGAAGACATTGATTTGGTGAGTGTGCGCATTGTGGCGCCAGGAGAATATTTTTTAAAGCATCGTTTGCTTGATGATGAATATTTAAAGATGGCCGATATTGCTGTTAAAAAAGCGCCTCTACACTTAGCCCCGGCACTGGTGGAAATAAAAAGCGTTAAAAAATTCTTTGGTACGGAGCAAAAAATTGCGGCTATTTCCGATTCGGCTTTTCATAGCACCTTGCCAGAAAAAGCGCGTTTATTTGCGATTCCAATTGCTGATAGTCGCCGTTTAGGCTTGTATCGCTTTGGCTATCACGGCATCTCGGTCCAGTCTGTAACTGCTCAGGCCAAAGAAGCTTTAAAAGAAATTCCCGCTAAAACCATTGTTTGTCACTTAGGTGGTGGTGCTAGTGTTACGGCTCTAGCTAATGGTGAAAGCATTCAAACTTCTTTAGGTTTTACTCCTTTAGATGGTTTAGTGATGGCCACTCGTGTTGGCGACATTGACCCTGGGGCCGTCCTTTATTTGATGGAAGAGTTAAAAATGAATAGTGATGAAATTGAAGCTTATTTTAACTCTCAGTGCGGCCTGCTCGGTTTATCTGGTAAGAGTTCGGATATCCGTCAGCTTTTAGAATTAGAGGCGGCCGGTGATAAAGATGCCACCTTAGCTTTAGAAGTTTATGTTGATCGGGTTTGTGAGCATATTGCTCGGTCCGCTTCTGCCTTAAATGGCGTAGATTTATTAATCTTGGCCGGTACCGTCAGCGAACGCTCCTTTATTCTACGGGAACGCATTTGTCGTCGTCTGGCTTTTTTAGGCGTGAAGATTGATGAGGAGTTAAATAATAACTCCAGCGGTGTGGAGGTCGTTTTAAGCGCTCCAGAAAGCAAAGTTAGAGTGGTGGTTGCTAAAACCGATGAGATGAAAGAAATGGCTAAAGATGCGCGGGCGCTAATCGCTTAA
- a CDS encoding type II secretion system protein (Derived by automated computational analysis using gene prediction method: Protein Homology. GO_component: GO:0005886 - plasma membrane [Evidence IEA]): MKKKLKAFTLIELLVTVGIIGVLTSGGLFGYQIYRQSSRDAVRLIDMKQLVIALEAYYDDHNFQYPDCTACDNEAAWETCLKTELAPYLAALPKDPKGVVPYCYKRLTTAKADGIYPATLSFALERENSDHDDAQPITLPNTDDYYHYQLEIY; encoded by the coding sequence ATGAAGAAAAAACTAAAGGCTTTCACTTTAATTGAATTGTTAGTCACGGTTGGCATTATCGGCGTTTTAACTAGCGGCGGCCTCTTTGGCTACCAAATTTATCGTCAGAGTTCTCGCGATGCGGTGCGCTTAATTGATATGAAGCAATTAGTGATTGCTCTTGAGGCTTACTACGATGATCATAACTTCCAATACCCTGATTGCACGGCCTGTGATAATGAAGCGGCTTGGGAAACTTGTTTAAAAACAGAGCTTGCGCCTTATCTAGCAGCACTGCCCAAAGATCCTAAAGGGGTTGTTCCTTATTGTTATAAACGACTCACGACCGCCAAAGCGGATGGTATTTACCCGGCGACCTTAAGCTTTGCTCTCGAGCGAGAAAATTCCGACCATGATGACGCTCAACCGATTACTTTACCGAACACCGACGACTACTATCATTATCAATTAGAAATCTATTAA
- a CDS encoding PhoH family protein (Derived by automated computational analysis using gene prediction method: Protein Homology. GO_function: GO:0005524 - ATP binding [Evidence IEA]), with product MERKKKISATPEEKANTKKGNVIIVDTNVLINDYTAIEEFIKGDNLLIIPRMVILELDGLKKKPEVSHEARMASNLILKYHQEGKLQILWSENFSKLGLDKEMPDNRIIACLNHVVRSKTNSYPDYQKIKLVTDDTSMLLLASSFFEKNKLVEVERFKNIRVSVKLEPRAELETVKMRDTDYEGADCKIKFCKERFPELKANGGIIINEQGDLSLAYRKGSELKRIPKSISACAVKSQNEGARNWEQELLLAQLLDPEIQVVLASGSAGSGKTLLALASALEQRSNYRNIILTRPTILIGDIDRLGFLPGDMNAKMAEYMDPFLQNLEVIIDANAKNPDFFMHGLITPDSGTTNRKKTSSNEELLRVLRKRPFEFLAELGIKVNSIQYYKGRTYHKTCLIIDEAQDLSPIEVKQIITRMGRNSKVILVGDLGQIDRRFLNADNSGLAYAMAKMEGNPMIGVTHLTHTVRSEVAAFAEKVL from the coding sequence ATGGAAAGAAAGAAAAAAATTTCGGCCACCCCGGAGGAAAAGGCCAACACTAAGAAAGGCAATGTAATTATTGTTGACACTAACGTGTTGATTAATGATTATACCGCCATTGAAGAATTCATTAAGGGCGATAATCTTTTGATTATTCCAAGAATGGTGATTCTGGAATTGGATGGATTGAAGAAGAAACCAGAAGTTAGTCATGAAGCGAGAATGGCTTCTAATCTAATTTTAAAGTATCACCAGGAAGGCAAACTACAAATCCTGTGGAGTGAAAATTTTTCAAAGCTAGGTTTAGACAAGGAAATGCCGGACAACCGGATCATTGCTTGTTTGAATCATGTCGTGAGATCAAAAACCAACTCTTACCCCGATTACCAAAAAATAAAATTGGTAACCGATGACACGAGTATGTTGCTTCTAGCCTCTAGCTTCTTTGAAAAAAATAAGCTCGTGGAAGTGGAACGCTTTAAAAACATTCGAGTGAGTGTTAAATTGGAACCCCGCGCTGAACTAGAAACTGTTAAAATGCGGGATACTGATTACGAGGGGGCCGATTGCAAAATAAAATTTTGCAAGGAACGCTTCCCCGAATTAAAAGCCAACGGCGGCATAATAATCAATGAACAGGGAGATTTATCTCTAGCCTACAGAAAGGGCTCAGAGCTAAAAAGAATTCCTAAATCAATTTCGGCTTGTGCGGTTAAGTCGCAGAATGAAGGAGCCAGAAATTGGGAACAAGAATTACTTTTAGCTCAGTTGTTGGACCCGGAAATTCAGGTGGTTCTGGCTTCCGGCAGCGCCGGTTCCGGTAAAACTTTGCTAGCTCTAGCTTCGGCCTTAGAGCAAAGAAGTAATTACCGAAATATTATTCTGACCCGTCCGACCATTTTGATTGGCGACATTGACCGGCTCGGTTTTTTACCGGGGGATATGAATGCCAAGATGGCTGAGTACATGGATCCTTTCTTGCAAAACCTGGAAGTAATTATTGATGCCAATGCAAAAAATCCAGATTTTTTCATGCATGGTTTAATTACTCCCGACAGCGGCACTACAAACAGAAAGAAGACTTCAAGCAACGAAGAGCTGCTGCGAGTGCTGCGAAAAAGGCCGTTTGAATTTCTAGCCGAACTGGGAATTAAGGTAAACTCTATCCAATATTACAAAGGTAGAACTTACCACAAAACCTGTTTGATTATTGATGAGGCGCAAGACTTGTCGCCGATTGAGGTTAAACAAATTATTACCCGCATGGGTCGTAATTCTAAGGTAATCTTAGTTGGAGACTTAGGCCAAATTGACCGGCGTTTTTTAAATGCCGACAACTCCGGTCTTGCTTATGCGATGGCAAAAATGGAGGGTAATCCGATGATTGGCGTGACCCACCTAACTCATACAGTTAGATCTGAGGTTGCCGCCTTCGCGGAAAAGGTATTATAA